A single window of Ktedonobacterales bacterium DNA harbors:
- a CDS encoding DUF4276 family protein — MVTRGKVFTYFVEDEAQEVFIKALIQRLATDAGISIQHNPGSVVTGGSRSLVALKTFLREEQHRRVLATDVLVLSVDGNCQGYQRKIADMNDIIQRAQYLKPFVCAVPDPHIERWYLCDHKALRQALSSSITPKPTPKNKCGRDWYKTEYHRLLKEAKIPIILNDYEHAEAIVEKMNLYEAGRNEPSLGQFLNDLRSALKNLAQNR, encoded by the coding sequence ATGGTAACGAGAGGGAAGGTGTTTACCTACTTTGTGGAAGATGAGGCGCAAGAAGTTTTTATCAAAGCTCTGATCCAGCGTCTGGCTACAGATGCGGGCATCTCTATCCAGCATAACCCAGGCTCGGTGGTCACTGGGGGCAGCCGTTCCCTGGTCGCTCTCAAAACGTTCCTGCGCGAAGAACAGCATCGGCGTGTTCTTGCTACCGATGTACTTGTCCTTTCAGTCGATGGCAACTGCCAGGGATACCAGCGGAAAATTGCCGATATGAACGACATCATTCAGCGGGCGCAGTATCTCAAGCCTTTTGTCTGCGCCGTGCCTGATCCCCATATCGAACGCTGGTATCTTTGTGATCACAAGGCCCTGCGTCAAGCCCTCAGTTCTTCCATCACACCAAAGCCGACGCCAAAGAATAAATGTGGGCGAGATTGGTACAAGACTGAATATCACAGGCTCCTCAAGGAAGCTAAGATTCCCATCATCCTGAACGACTATGAGCATGCTGAGGCAATAGTAGAGAAAATGAACCTCTATGAAGCAGGGAGAAACGAGCCATCGTTGGGGCAATTTCTGAATGACCTGCGTTCGGCATTAAAAAACCTGGCTCAGAATAGGTAA
- a CDS encoding TlpA disulfide reductase family protein: MAEQEKSQGRIRNPRQTRLMKWVSVGAAVVVAGLIGWGLLISRPASGTTGAGGEPLPDFYGRAGQAAPDFTLKDLRNAPVSLSDFRGERVLVNFWYVACPGCQTEMLDLERFAAQERGEHLVILGINIVDDANTASLFLQQYGITYPVVLDTHQRVLDLYQATSTPSSFLIDSQGIIRGSVSGPLNLEQMQAYFAAIH; the protein is encoded by the coding sequence ATGGCCGAGCAGGAAAAGAGCCAGGGGCGAATCAGAAACCCCCGACAAACGCGCCTGATGAAGTGGGTGAGCGTGGGCGCGGCAGTGGTGGTGGCGGGGCTGATTGGCTGGGGGCTGCTGATTTCTCGCCCAGCGTCTGGCACAACGGGCGCTGGGGGTGAGCCGCTGCCCGATTTTTATGGGCGCGCCGGGCAGGCCGCGCCAGATTTTACGCTGAAAGATTTGCGGAATGCGCCGGTATCGCTGAGCGATTTTCGCGGGGAGCGGGTGCTGGTGAATTTCTGGTACGTGGCCTGTCCGGGGTGCCAGACAGAAATGCTCGATTTAGAGCGGTTCGCTGCTCAGGAGCGGGGCGAGCATCTGGTGATCCTGGGGATCAATATTGTGGACGATGCCAATACGGCGTCGCTGTTTCTGCAACAGTATGGCATTACCTATCCTGTCGTGCTGGATACGCATCAGCGGGTGCTTGATCTCTATCAGGCGACTTCCACGCCGTCTTCCTTCTTGATTGATTCGCAGGGGATTATTCGCGGCAGTGTGTCGGGGCCGCTGAATCTGGAGCAGATGCAGGCGTATTTTGCCGCCATCCACTGA
- a CDS encoding AAA family ATPase, whose amino-acid sequence MLRRVRIRGYKSLRDVEVRFDRPLSIIIGANASGKSNLFDALALLRRMVTQPTLREAFDEHRGSPLEAFSFGSEGIEGLLKQNSAVFSIEVDIELSPDTIELVNQQSTSDIPYGVRTHKPRTATTETLDEFVRFLSYKVVIQIDATSGDLSVTQERLSLLNANLAPKQGQNVIAERTHFQIRINTHGKIGSGTFSASQDRTLFSQPIFLSLHPINAAFQEISHWRFYDLEPKAMREPAALRDVKALGPTGGDLTAFFNSMQIERPKQFEGIRRALRLLIPQITDFKIERSSDGYLQLIVREDEIPYRSRVISAGTLRVLALLALTNPLEPATLLGIEEPENGVDPHHLRFIADLLKTTTGQRGIQALVNTHSPLLPRYFSEDELIYCWRAGADTVFEPVKTSGLWRDPITVEKRLSIDDDEAEPAAPLTTTP is encoded by the coding sequence ATGCTCAGAAGAGTTCGCATTCGCGGCTATAAATCTTTGCGAGACGTGGAAGTTCGCTTTGATCGCCCACTATCTATCATCATCGGTGCAAACGCCTCTGGCAAGAGCAACCTCTTCGACGCGCTTGCCCTACTCAGAAGAATGGTGACACAGCCGACCCTGAGAGAAGCCTTTGATGAACACCGAGGCAGCCCCTTAGAAGCTTTCTCATTTGGCAGCGAGGGGATAGAAGGGCTTCTCAAGCAAAATTCTGCCGTGTTCTCAATAGAAGTTGATATTGAACTTTCACCTGATACCATTGAGTTAGTAAACCAGCAGAGCACATCAGACATCCCCTATGGAGTCAGAACTCATAAGCCCAGGACTGCTACTACAGAGACACTTGATGAATTTGTGCGCTTCCTGAGTTATAAGGTGGTAATCCAGATCGATGCCACGTCTGGCGATCTCAGCGTCACCCAAGAGCGCCTCAGCTTGCTAAACGCCAACCTCGCGCCGAAGCAGGGACAAAACGTTATTGCTGAAAGAACCCATTTCCAAATCAGAATAAATACACACGGCAAGATAGGTTCTGGTACCTTCAGTGCCAGCCAGGATAGAACGCTGTTTTCGCAGCCAATCTTCCTATCCCTCCATCCCATCAACGCAGCCTTTCAAGAAATCTCTCACTGGCGCTTTTATGATCTGGAACCCAAAGCCATGCGCGAGCCAGCCGCGCTGCGCGACGTAAAAGCGCTTGGCCCAACTGGTGGCGACCTCACCGCTTTCTTCAACAGCATGCAAATCGAGCGGCCAAAGCAGTTCGAGGGCATTCGCCGCGCGCTCCGCCTGCTCATCCCTCAGATCACCGACTTCAAGATCGAGCGATCCTCTGATGGCTACCTCCAGCTCATCGTGCGTGAGGATGAAATACCATATCGCTCTCGTGTCATCTCCGCTGGCACACTTCGCGTGTTGGCCCTACTTGCCCTCACGAACCCTCTTGAGCCAGCTACGCTGCTAGGGATCGAAGAGCCGGAGAATGGCGTTGACCCACATCACCTACGCTTCATTGCTGACCTGCTAAAAACCACTACCGGGCAAAGAGGGATTCAAGCGCTTGTGAACACCCATTCACCCCTGCTGCCGCGCTATTTCTCGGAAGACGAATTGATCTACTGCTGGCGCGCTGGAGCGGATACCGTCTTTGAGCCGGTTAAAACAAGTGGTTTATGGCGAGACCCCATTACGGTAGAAAAGCGACTGAGCATAGATGATGATGAGGCTGAGCCAGCGGCTCCTTTGACCACAACCCCGTAA
- a CDS encoding NYN domain-containing protein gives MSEEIALFIDFENIRYSLLNIQRREPDPQELISVARRYGTVMVARAYADWTRQPDQFKGSLMAAMIDRVDCPAKQRDRLRPYWVNTPNGGTGESRSLDPSSSGYGLSTSTNDTPQEEEEEETLESEGIDYPSGNTPPNGYNTFGVNNQANGLAPSPSVGASGPTISGPLGPLSGPGSSQSFKNDSSAEGPRSGPLSNPSASSSGSMGVIQSTVSQSTVDLNMLMDIIETVFDRPTIGTFVLMTGDRDFTRISARLKLRLNKTVIIVGVPGTVSRDLISAASQFVALTLPGAPALPGSPGSSQSFPSSLISGATGPMPAVGPMNFQGTGAMPALVDPLEPGFIQFLDYIDRNWSWRTVIGISNFVGDSINPKNRFRGRLTRESARELLNICIQEKILLAQQDASGGEDLRLNRTHPQVEEVLRQLARS, from the coding sequence GTGTCAGAAGAAATTGCTCTTTTCATTGATTTTGAGAACATCCGCTATAGCCTGCTGAACATCCAACGCCGGGAACCCGACCCCCAGGAATTAATTAGTGTCGCCCGTCGCTATGGGACCGTCATGGTGGCTCGCGCCTATGCGGACTGGACCCGCCAGCCCGACCAATTCAAGGGCAGCCTCATGGCCGCCATGATTGATCGCGTGGATTGCCCCGCCAAGCAGCGCGACCGCCTGCGCCCCTATTGGGTCAATACCCCCAACGGCGGAACAGGCGAAAGCCGCTCGCTCGACCCATCCAGTTCAGGCTATGGCCTTTCCACCTCCACAAACGACACTCCCCAGGAAGAAGAAGAAGAAGAAACCCTGGAGAGCGAAGGCATAGACTATCCATCTGGCAATACCCCTCCGAACGGCTACAACACCTTCGGCGTGAATAACCAGGCCAACGGCCTCGCGCCCTCGCCCAGCGTTGGCGCCAGCGGCCCGACTATTTCCGGCCCGCTTGGCCCGCTTTCCGGGCCGGGCAGCAGCCAATCGTTTAAGAATGACTCCTCCGCAGAAGGCCCGCGCAGCGGACCGCTCAGCAACCCCTCCGCCAGCAGCAGCGGCTCGATGGGCGTCATCCAAAGCACCGTCTCCCAAAGTACCGTAGACCTCAATATGCTCATGGACATCATCGAGACGGTCTTTGATCGACCCACCATCGGGACTTTTGTACTGATGACTGGCGACCGCGACTTCACACGCATCTCTGCGCGGCTCAAGCTGCGCCTGAATAAGACCGTCATCATCGTCGGCGTCCCTGGCACCGTCAGCCGCGACCTCATCAGCGCGGCCAGTCAGTTTGTCGCTCTCACCCTGCCTGGAGCGCCCGCCCTGCCGGGCAGCCCTGGCAGTTCTCAGAGCTTCCCGTCGTCGCTCATCAGCGGCGCAACTGGCCCCATGCCCGCCGTTGGCCCGATGAACTTCCAGGGAACCGGCGCGATGCCCGCGCTCGTCGATCCGCTGGAGCCGGGCTTCATCCAATTCCTCGACTACATTGACCGCAACTGGTCCTGGCGCACCGTCATTGGCATCTCCAACTTCGTCGGCGATTCCATCAACCCCAAGAACCGCTTCCGGGGCCGCCTGACCCGCGAAAGCGCCCGCGAACTCCTCAACATCTGCATTCAGGAAAAAATCCTGCTGGCCCAGCAGGACGCCAGCGGCGGCGAAGACCTGCGCCTCAACCGCACGCATCCGCAGGTCGAAGAAGTCCTCCGCCAGCTTGCCCGCAGCTAA